From a single Nostoc edaphicum CCNP1411 genomic region:
- a CDS encoding YybH family protein gives MIKQKWTSINKYTQLLWSVLLMLVIWNLPQYALADVNPQEIDAIIRTRDIALQALNTRDFAKIEPYLHPNFTITTVDNQIFHKVPEFEKYWNQQFSSSIKDIKMQLKGDSLRTFITPEIDVAYGEAIASFSFKDGKAADMALRWTAVLQKLQDKWTIQSLHFSSNLLNNPVLNSAQQLGQILAVAAGVGGFILGVVTMLILRRRNKQETETEKI, from the coding sequence ATGATCAAACAGAAATGGACAAGCATAAACAAATACACTCAGCTACTTTGGAGTGTTTTGTTAATGTTAGTAATTTGGAATCTACCCCAATACGCTCTGGCAGATGTAAATCCACAGGAGATAGATGCAATTATTCGCACACGGGATATTGCGCTGCAAGCCCTAAACACTCGCGATTTTGCCAAAATCGAGCCTTACTTGCATCCAAACTTCACCATAACAACAGTTGATAACCAGATTTTTCACAAAGTTCCTGAGTTTGAAAAGTACTGGAATCAGCAGTTTTCCAGTTCCATTAAAGATATCAAAATGCAACTAAAGGGAGATAGTCTCAGAACATTTATCACTCCAGAGATAGATGTTGCTTATGGAGAGGCGATCGCATCTTTTTCTTTCAAAGATGGCAAAGCGGCTGATATGGCGTTGCGATGGACAGCAGTGCTGCAAAAACTTCAAGATAAATGGACGATTCAATCGCTGCATTTTTCCTCTAATCTGCTGAATAACCCGGTATTGAATTCTGCTCAACAATTGGGGCAGATTCTAGCAGTTGCAGCAGGGGTGGGCGGTTTTATTTTGGGAGTGGTGACGATGCTAATATTACGTCGCAGGAATAAGCAAGAAACCGAAACCGAAAAGATATAG
- a CDS encoding glycosyltransferase produces the protein MGKNTDQPSKNISFHRRLKATIIVLLVWGGVSLLHWLPETQWLTLGLTAILTVQTLRMLLSKPAAAVMESEIYLPPVSILVPAKNESLVLADLVYSLCQLNYPSDRLDIWVVDDGSTDETPQVLRELQTQFPALQVHRRESKGGKSGALNAVFPFTRGEIILVCDADAQLPTNFLRQTVPLFQKQTIGAVQVRKAISNANTNFLTRCQQMEMNCDSFLQTHRIAIGGMSELRGNGMLVRRELLEKCQGWNENTVTDDLDLCFKLYLTGAEIEFVTVPSIQEEGVTTWEKLWNQRCRWAEGGYQRYLDYFPQILTLGWAKEIDLLLFFLLQFILPIGLIPDLLWTIFYNHRPVLFPLQTLLSIILTVAFIAGLYQFQSLRGWSLLWATVQGSLYMVHWIPVMIVATLKMCVQKERSHWVKTEHRGRNYYSDSGNY, from the coding sequence GTGGGAAAAAACACTGATCAGCCCAGTAAAAACATTAGCTTTCATCGCCGTCTCAAAGCAACCATAATAGTTTTATTGGTCTGGGGTGGCGTGAGTTTGCTGCACTGGCTACCAGAAACACAATGGTTGACGCTGGGATTAACGGCAATCTTAACTGTGCAAACGTTACGAATGCTGCTATCAAAACCAGCGGCGGCGGTGATGGAGAGTGAGATTTATTTACCGCCAGTCTCGATTTTAGTTCCGGCTAAAAATGAAAGTCTAGTCTTGGCTGATCTAGTTTACAGCTTATGTCAATTGAATTATCCAAGCGATCGCTTAGATATCTGGGTCGTTGATGACGGCAGTACCGATGAAACCCCCCAAGTTTTGAGGGAATTACAAACTCAATTTCCAGCTTTACAAGTTCATCGACGGGAATCAAAAGGTGGTAAATCAGGGGCATTGAATGCGGTTTTTCCCTTTACAAGAGGGGAAATTATCCTAGTTTGTGATGCGGATGCTCAGTTACCTACTAATTTTCTCCGGCAAACAGTACCTCTGTTTCAGAAGCAAACTATCGGTGCGGTGCAAGTGCGAAAAGCGATTTCTAATGCTAATACCAACTTCTTAACGCGTTGTCAGCAGATGGAAATGAATTGTGATAGCTTTCTGCAAACCCATCGCATTGCTATTGGTGGAATGTCTGAACTGCGCGGTAATGGAATGTTAGTTCGTCGGGAATTGTTAGAAAAGTGTCAAGGTTGGAATGAGAACACTGTCACCGATGATTTGGATCTTTGCTTCAAACTCTATTTAACAGGTGCGGAAATTGAGTTTGTTACAGTTCCATCAATTCAGGAGGAAGGTGTAACTACTTGGGAAAAACTTTGGAATCAACGCTGTCGTTGGGCTGAAGGTGGCTATCAGCGTTACTTAGATTATTTTCCGCAAATTCTGACTTTAGGTTGGGCAAAAGAAATTGATTTGTTATTGTTTTTTCTATTGCAATTTATTCTGCCAATTGGACTAATTCCCGATTTACTTTGGACTATATTTTATAACCATCGTCCAGTTCTGTTTCCCCTCCAGACACTACTCAGCATCATTTTAACGGTTGCCTTTATTGCTGGACTTTACCAATTTCAAAGTTTACGAGGATGGTCTTTGCTTTGGGCAACAGTTCAAGGGTCATTGTACATGGTGCATTGGATTCCTGTGATGATTGTGGCAACTTTAAAGATGTGTGTGCAAAAGGAGCGATCGCACTGGGTGAAAACTGAGCATCGTGGTAGAAATTATTACAGTGATTCTGGCAACTATTGA
- a CDS encoding methyltransferase domain-containing protein, with protein sequence MSATLYQQIQQFYDASSGLWEQIWGEHMHHGYYGADGSQKKDRRQAQIDLIEELLNWAGVQAAENILDVGCGIGGSSLYLAEKFNAKATGITLSPVQAARATERAMEANLSLRTQFQVANAQAMPFADDSFDLVWSLESGEHMPDKTKFLQECYRVLKPGGKLIMVTWCHRATDKLPLTADEEKHLQDIYRVYCLPYVISLPEYEAIALQLPLNNIRTADWSQAVAPFWNVVIDSAFTPQALWGLLNAGWTTIQGALSLGLMRRGYERGLVRFGLLCGNK encoded by the coding sequence ATGAGTGCAACACTTTACCAGCAAATTCAGCAGTTCTACGATGCTTCCTCTGGTCTGTGGGAACAGATTTGGGGCGAACACATGCATCACGGCTACTACGGTGCTGATGGCAGCCAGAAAAAAGACCGTCGTCAAGCTCAAATTGATTTAATCGAAGAATTGCTCAATTGGGCAGGGGTACAAGCAGCAGAAAACATCCTGGATGTGGGTTGTGGCATTGGCGGCAGTTCTTTATATCTGGCAGAAAAGTTTAATGCTAAGGCTACAGGGATTACTTTGAGTCCTGTGCAAGCTGCGAGAGCAACGGAACGTGCAATGGAAGCAAATTTGAGTCTAAGAACTCAGTTTCAGGTAGCCAATGCTCAAGCAATGCCTTTTGCTGACGATTCTTTTGACTTGGTTTGGTCACTGGAAAGCGGTGAACACATGCCAGATAAAACTAAGTTTCTCCAGGAGTGCTATCGGGTGTTGAAACCTGGTGGCAAGTTAATTATGGTGACTTGGTGTCATCGAGCGACTGATAAGTTACCACTGACGGCAGATGAGGAAAAGCATTTGCAGGATATTTATCGGGTGTATTGTTTGCCTTATGTGATTTCTTTACCAGAGTACGAAGCGATCGCACTTCAACTTCCATTAAACAATATTCGCACCGCCGATTGGTCGCAGGCTGTCGCCCCCTTTTGGAATGTAGTCATTGATTCGGCATTCACTCCCCAAGCGCTTTGGGGCTTACTAAATGCCGGTTGGACTACTATTCAAGGGGCGTTATCGCTGGGGTTGATGCGTCGCGGTTATGAGCGCGGGTTAGTTCGGTTTGGCTTATTGTGCGGCAATAAGTAG
- a CDS encoding TrkH family potassium uptake protein — MTVARTICLGFLAVIAVGTILLMMPFSTSNGTWDNLIVALFTSTSAVCVTGLSVVDPGTHFSFWGQLFIALLAQIGGLGYMTTTTFLILLIGRKFDMRQKIAIQQALDRPGMSGSSQVIRSIIATTLIFEITGVFLLLPAFVPKYGWSQGIWLAIFHSINAWNNAGFSLFKDNLIGYQSSFLVVFTVTMLIIFGGIGYQVIMEMYLWLRDRVLRKTHNQTFSLDFKVATSTTIILLVIGLVAFFCIEIRNPETFGSLNFRDQILVAWFQSVTPRTAGFNTIDISKMTTAGLFITIALMFIGASPGGTGGGMKTTTLRVLTSCTKAILQGKEDVLLYDRKIAINLILKAVGVLVGSVATVILATILISLTDPRLDFIQILFEVVSAFATVGLSTGITASISTAAKLILILTMYVGRVGVLLLMSAVLGDPRPTRIHYPEENLLVG; from the coding sequence ATGACTGTTGCTCGCACAATTTGTTTGGGGTTTCTGGCTGTCATCGCTGTTGGTACTATCCTGTTGATGATGCCTTTCTCGACTAGCAATGGTACATGGGATAACCTGATTGTGGCACTATTCACCTCGACATCCGCAGTTTGTGTCACAGGTCTATCAGTAGTTGATCCTGGTACTCATTTTTCTTTTTGGGGTCAGTTATTTATTGCGCTATTAGCTCAGATTGGCGGGTTGGGCTACATGACAACTACCACATTTCTGATTTTGCTGATTGGTCGTAAGTTTGATATGCGGCAAAAAATTGCTATTCAACAAGCTTTAGATCGACCGGGAATGAGTGGTAGCTCTCAAGTTATCCGTTCAATTATTGCCACAACTTTAATTTTTGAAATTACAGGAGTATTCTTACTTCTACCAGCTTTTGTTCCAAAATATGGCTGGAGTCAAGGAATTTGGTTAGCCATTTTTCATAGCATTAATGCTTGGAATAATGCTGGTTTTAGTTTGTTTAAAGATAACTTAATTGGCTATCAATCATCCTTCTTAGTAGTCTTCACCGTCACCATGTTGATTATCTTTGGGGGGATTGGCTATCAGGTAATTATGGAAATGTATCTTTGGTTGCGCGATCGCGTCCTCAGAAAAACTCATAATCAGACATTTTCCTTAGATTTCAAAGTTGCAACTAGCACCACTATTATATTATTAGTAATAGGGTTAGTTGCCTTTTTCTGTATAGAGATTAGAAACCCTGAAACATTTGGCTCTCTAAACTTTCGTGACCAAATATTAGTAGCTTGGTTTCAATCAGTTACTCCCAGAACTGCCGGTTTTAACACCATCGATATTAGCAAAATGACTACCGCTGGACTATTCATTACGATTGCGCTGATGTTTATTGGTGCAAGTCCAGGTGGTACAGGAGGAGGAATGAAAACAACAACTCTGAGAGTCTTAACCAGTTGCACTAAAGCAATTCTCCAGGGGAAAGAAGACGTTTTGTTATACGATCGCAAAATAGCAATAAATTTAATTTTGAAAGCTGTGGGTGTGTTGGTGGGTTCAGTGGCAACCGTGATTTTAGCCACCATTTTAATTAGCCTTACAGATCCAAGATTAGATTTTATTCAAATTTTGTTTGAAGTGGTATCAGCCTTCGCTACCGTGGGTCTTTCTACAGGCATTACAGCAAGTATCTCCACAGCCGCAAAGCTCATCTTAATTCTCACTATGTACGTTGGAAGAGTAGGTGTTTTACTACTAATGTCCGCTGTACTAGGAGATCCTCGCCCTACCAGAATTCACTATCCTGAAGAAAATTTACTCGTGGGATAG